In one window of Episyrphus balteatus chromosome 3, idEpiBalt1.1, whole genome shotgun sequence DNA:
- the LOC129913800 gene encoding protein pygopus gives MTHNLGMAPYRLPGPGICPPDFKPPPPTESLNIISAPSNPKKRRKTSNANAANAANAMLSQPPPTPQDLLPPPPMSGFGDTIVASNPFDDSPPMNSPSSMSHMAMNHFNAAMNPHMHPHHPHHHMGGPSMRGMSPLGMGSPMGGLMGPGGPMGPGGPMGPGGPMGPGGPMGPGGPMGPGGPMGPGGPGMQCGGPMPPHMGNRGGGMGSPMGMRDGGGMPPGASMGGMSPMSSMGPSISPMGPMGGMSPMGGPNNSHMGMNSSMGPNGPRSIGSPMSGGPIGSPMNSIPMGSPMGNAMGSPLGAGGHNGPNQPPHMNNGQMGPPMHSPLGNGPANHSHMQGMNSGGGGGGGSGGGGGPPPNHPASRMNVHNGAMPTSSASGPMPPHQMNQMSAAGCPTSMGMQQSAPLMTQANSMNAGGPGSGGGVVNVGGMGSHVHRASPLGGGGGGGMNPMNHPNVPMHQSGGMSGGPPGGGGGPPGPPPGMMNPNMPNMPPHMSPHMGPGGPNHHLMHMGHMGGPGGHPGSPVNGPPPNAMVPNSMFGPKPMPVSAGKMYPPGTPMVFNPQNPNAPPIYPCGLCHKEVNDNDEALFCESGCNFFFHRTCSGMTEAAFQLLSKEIYAEWCCDKCLSSKPIPMVKFKC, from the exons ATGACACACAATCTCGGAATGGCTCCATATCGACTGCCGGGGCCTGGTATTTGCCCGCCCGATTTTAAGCCACCGCCACCCACAGAATCGCTGAACATCATATCAGCACCAAGTAATCCGAAGAAACGGCGGAAAACATCGAATGCGAATGCGGCGAACGCAGCCAACGCAATGCTATCACAACCCCCGCCCACACCGCAGGACCTGTTGCCACCGCCGCCCATGAGCGGTTTTGGCGACACAATTGTAGCATCGAATCCCTTCGACGATAGCCCGCCCATGAATAGTCCCTCGTCCATGAGCCACATGGCGATGAATCACTTTAATGCAGCAATGAATCCCCACATGCATCCACATCACCCGCATCATCATATGGGTGGGCCATCAATGCGTGGCATGAGTCCGTTGGGAATGGGAAGTCCAATGGGTGGTCTAATGGGTCCTGGTGGTCCGATGGGTCCTGGAGGTCCAATGGGTCCAGGCGGGCCAATGGGTCCCGGAGGTCCAATGGGTCCCGGTGGTCCAATGGGGCCTGGTGGTCCGATGGGACCCGGTGGCCCTGGAATGCAATGTGGCGGCCCGATGCCACCTCATATGGGAAATCGTGGTGGCGGTATGGGCAGCCCCATGGGAATGCGGGACGGAGGAGGAATGCCACCAGGTGCATCCATGGGTGGAATGAGTCCGATGAGCAGCATGGGCCCGAGCATATCACCGATGGGTCCAATGGGAGGCATGTCGCCGATGGGCGGCCCAAATAATTCTCACATGGGAATGAACTCATCAATGGGCCCCAACGGCCCCCGATCGATAGGAAGTCCTATGAGCGGTGGTCCTATTGGCAGTCCAATGAACTCGATACCAATGGGATCGCCCATGGGTAATGCAATGGGCAGTCCACTTGGTGCTGGAGGCCACAACGGTCCAAATCAACCACCTCACATGAACAACGGTCAGATGGGTCCACCGATGCACAGTCCCCTGGGGAATGGTCCAGCGAATCACAGTCATATGCAAGGAATGAACAGCGGCggaggtggtggtggtggaAGTGGAGGGGGAGGAGGACCACCACCAAACCATCCAGCATCACGAATGAACGTCCACAATGGTGCAATGCCAACATCCTCGGCGAGTGGACCGATGCCACCGCATCAAATGAATCAAATGTCAGCGGCGGGATGTCCCACGAGCATGGGAATGCAACAATCTGCACCCCTGATGACTCAGGCGAACAGTATGAATGCAGGTGGCCCTGGAAGTGGCGGCGGTGTGGTTAACGTCGGTGGAATGGGCAGTCATGTGCATCGAGCTAGTCCTTTAGGCGGAGGTGGTGGTGGCGGAATGAATCCAATGAATCACCCAAATGTTCCTATGCACCAGTCAGGCGGAATGAGTGGTGGTCCACCGGGCGGGGGTGGTGGACCACCAGGGCCGCCGCCCGGAATGATGAATCCAAATATGCCGAACATGCCACCTCATATGTCGCCACATATGGGTCCAGGTGGACCCAATCACCATCTGATGCATATGGGCCATATGGGAGGACCGGGAGGTCATCCCGGCAGTCCAGTGAATGGCCCACCACCGAATGCAATGGTTCCGAACTCAATGTTCGGACCAAAACCGATGCCAGTGAGTGCGGGCAAAATGTATCCGCCTGGAACGCCAATGGTCTTCAATCCACAAAATCCGAACGCTCCACCTATTTACCCGTGTGGCCTGTGTCACAAGGAGGTCAACGACAACGATGAAGCTCTATTCTGTGAATCTGGTTGTAACTTCTTCTTTCATAG GACATGTAGTGGCATGACGGAAGCTGCATTCCAATTATTAAGTAAGGAAATCTACGCAGAATGGTGCTGTGACAAATGTCTGTCTTCCAAACCGATCCCAATGGTCAAGTTCAAATGTTGA